DNA from Petropleomorpha daqingensis:
GGCGGAGATCAGCACGCCGAGGATCGCCATGACCGGGTAGAGCTTGTTGCCGATCACCCCGATGACCGCCAGCAGCAGGATGATCAGCGGCAGCGCCATGAGGATCTCGGTGAGCCGGCTGATCACCTGCTCGGTCCGGCGGCCGCGCTCGGCGGCGATGAGCGCGAGCGGCAGACCGATGCCGAACGCCACGACCAGCATGAGCAGCGACGAGAGCAGCGGCAGGGCGCCGGCGGTGAAGATCCGGCTGAGGATGTCGCGGCCGAGCGGGTCGGTGCCCAGCAGGTGCGCGCTCGACGGTCCCTGGAGCCGGTTGGCGAGGTCCTGCTCGTCGACCGCGTAGGGCCGCCAGAGCGCGGCGGTCAGCGAGGCGACCAGGACGAAGACCAGCCAGACGGCGCCGAACACGCCGCCCGGCCGGCGGAGGAAGTAGGGCAGGCCACGGCGGCGCCGGGTCGGCGGGACGGGCTCGGTCGTCGCGACCTGGTCGGCCGCGTCGAGAGGAAGCACGCTCATGCGGTGCGCACCTTCGGGTCCAGGGCGGCGACCACGAGGTCGAGCACCAGGTTGACGACGACGACGACCACGGTCGCGACGACGACGACGCTGATCAGCGCCGGGATGTCGTGCGAGGAGGCGGCGGCCTGGCCGGCCTGCCCGAGCCCGGGCAGCGCGAACAGGTTCTCGATGATCACCGAGCCGCCGAACAGCGCGATGAACTGGATGCCGAGCACCGAGACCACCGGGACGCTGGCGAAGCGCAGCGCGTGCACGTAGCGGATCCGCCAGGCCGGGGTGCCCATGGCGCGCAGCGTGCGGATGTGCTCCTGCCCCAGCGCCTCCCGCATCCCGGCCGAGGCGGTGCGGGCGATGATCGCCGCGCCGCCCACGGTCAGCGTGAGGATCGGGATGAGCAGGCTCTGCAGCCAGCCGACCGGGTCGTCGGTGACGTTCACGTAGCCGGTCGCCGGCAGCCACCCGGTCTGGATGGAGAGCACGTAGACCAGCAGCACACCGACCCAGAAGGCCGGGAGGGAGAGCGCGATGCCCGCGCCGGAGTTGATGAACCGGCCCAGCCGGCCGCCGCGGACAGCGGCGGTCACGCCGAGCAGGACGCCCAGGACGCCGGAGAGCAGCGTCGCCAGCAGCGCGATCGAGCCGGTCACGGGGAGCCGCGACGACAGGTCGGCGCCCAGGTCGCGGCCGTCGATGAGCGACGTCCCGAAGTCGAGGCGCACGAGCTGTCCCAGCGTGTCGCCGAACTGGACCCAGAGCGGGCGGTCCCAGCCCAGCTGGTGGTTGTAGGCAGCGATCTCGGCCGCGGTGCCGCCCGGGCCCGCCTTGACGGCGCCGGGGCTGCCGCCGCCGGCGTGGACCAGCAGGAAGGTGATCAGGACGGCGGCGAACACCGTGCCGACCGCCAGGGCCAGCCGCTTCGCGACGTAGGCGAGCATCTGAAGGTCCCTCGGTACCGAAGTGGGATGGGTGCGGGGCCGGTGGCCGCGGGCGGTGCCGCGGCCACCGGCCGATCAGCGACGGAGCGTCAGCTCGCCGGGGTGATGCTGGACAGCACGAGGAAGTTGTTCGTGCCGGCGAAGGCCGGCTCGGCCACCTTGCTCGTGTTGTAGCCGAAGTACGTGTAGTCCTCGTAGATCGGCAGGTACCAGCCGTCGTTGGTGATCGCCGCGTTGAGAGCGGTCAGCGCCTGGTTCTGGGCGTCGCCGGTGGCACCGAGGGCGGCACCGAGCGACTGCTCGATGTCCGGGTTGGTCGCCTTCTGCAGGTTCATGAAGCCGCCGTAGACGACGCCGGCCACGAAGCCTGCCGGGTTGCTGCCGATCGAGAACGGCCCGAACCCGAGCGGCTGGGTCGCGGCCGCGGCGAAGATCTGGTCCGTCGAGGTCGCCGTCACGATGTTCATCGTCACGCCGATCTCCGACCACTGCTTCTGCACCGCGAGCATGTCCTCGGTGGGCTGACCGCCGATGGTGATGTCGAACGAGAAGCCGTTCGCGTAGCCGGCGTCGGCCAGCAGCTGCTTGGCCTTGGCCTGGTCGTAGGCGTAGGTGTCGTTCAGCGTCGCATCGAAGCCCTGGGCGTCGGCCGGGAACAGCTGCTTGGTGCCCTGGGAGCCCTGGTGCAGCGTCTTCACGATCGTCTCGTCGTCGATCGCGTACAGCAGCGCGAGCCGGACGTTCGGGTCGCCGAACGCCGGGTTGGTCGCGCCGGTCTTGTCGAAGACCGGGAAGCCGACGATCGTGCCGCCGACCTTGACCGTCGCCTGCCGCGAGTTCACCTGGTCGATGACGCTCGGGTCGAGGGTGCCGCCGACGTCGGCCTGGCCGGAGATGACGGCGTTGGCCAGCGACTGCGCGTCGAGGATGACCTTGAAGACGATGTGGTCGTAGGACCACTGGTCGGCGTCGTGGGCGTCGGACTGCTTGTCCAGCGTGTACGTGCTGGCCTTGGTGGTCTTGCCGTCGTTGATCTCGTAGGCGCCCGAGCCGTCGGGCGTGGTCTGCAGCGAGTCCGGGTTCGCGATGCCGTCGGGCCCCACGATGATGCCCGCGGTGTCGGCCAGGTTGTTCTCCGGCGTCGCCTGCGCGGACTTCCAGGTGATGACGACGGTCTGCGCGTCGGGCGCCGCGACGTCGGTGATCTCGCTGGCGCCGCCGGGCGCGATCGAGCCGTAGGCGACCAGATCGCTGTCGCTGCGCCGGTCGAGGTTGGCCTTGACGACGCTCGAGTCGAGCTTCTTGCCGTCGGTGAAGGTGATGTCGCTCTTCAGGTGCAGCGTCGTCGTGAGGTTGTCGGCGCTGTTGGAGAAGTCGCTGACCAGGTCGGGCTGCGCCTTGCCGTCCTTGTCCGTGACGAACAGCGCGTCGTAGAGGGCGCCGAAGAACGTGTACTGGCCCTGCGAGTAGAGCAGCGCGTCGTAGCCGTTCGGCGCGGCGTCGGCGTTCAGGGCGATGGTCACGGTGTCGCTGGCGCTCTGGCTGCTGCTGCCGCCGCTGCCCCCACTGCACGCGGCGAGCGAGCCGAGCGCGAGCGCCGCGGTCACCGCCACGCCGGTGCGGGTCGTGAATCGATTCATGTCGGTTCTGGCTCCTTCGCCTGAAACGGAGGGGTCGTGTGAGGGCCGGACGGCCGGGTCGAGGCGCGCGGCCCGACTTGAGTGGCAACGATGCGGTCGGCGTCACAAGGGCGTCAGGCACAATGCCGCTCAATGGAAAACAACTGTGGTCCCCGCCTCATCGTGAACAGGGGGTGACCGAACCGTGACCGAGCCGTCTCCTGCGCCGTCCCGGGTCCGCGGTCGCCGTCCTCCCCAGGGGGACCCGGTCGTCGACCGGGCGTTCGCCCTCCTGGCCGCCTTCGACGCCGGCCACCGGTCGCTGACCCTGGGCGAACTGAGCCGGCGCAGCGGCATCCCGACCAGCTCGACCCTGCGGCTGGCGGGGCGGCTGCAGGCCTGGGGCGCGCTCGAACGCGGCACGGACGGGCGGTTCACCGTCGGGCTGCGGCTGTGGGAGGTCGCCTCGCTCGCCCCGCGCAGCCAGGGGCTCAAGCAGGTCGCCCTGCCGTTCATGGGCGACCTGGAAGAGGTCACCCGCCAGCACGTGCTGCTCGCCGTCCGCGACGGCGAGGACGCGCTGCTGGTCGAGCGGCTCTCGGCGCACCAGGCGATGCCGGTGCTCTACCGGGTCGGCGGGCGGCTACCGCTGCACTCCACCGGCGTCGGGCTGGTGCTGCTCGCCTTCGCCGAGTCGGCCTTCCAGGAGCACATGCTCGCCCAGCCGCTCATGCACCAGCCGGAGAACGTCGCCGTCTCCCCCGCCGCGCTGCGCCGCACCCTGGCCGAGGCCCGCCGCGAGGGCCTGGTGACCATCCGCCGCCGCGCGCCGCAGCCGCTGGTGAGCGTGGCCGCGCCGATCTTCGGGGCAGACGACACGGCCGTCGCGGCGCTGTCGGTGGTGGTCCCTCGCGAGAACGCCGAGCCGCGACTGCTCGGGCCGGCCGTGCGGACGGCGGCCCGCTCCATCTCCCGAGGCCTCGGTGCCCGCCGCTCGATCGGGGCCTCTGCCTCGGCGTCCTGACTTCACCGTGCCGCTCAATGGCACGCCCCTGGGACGGTGCACGGGGATTCCGTGACCATCGCGCCGTGCCGATCCACCCGCGCATCGCCGAGAG
Protein-coding regions in this window:
- a CDS encoding ABC transporter substrate-binding protein, coding for MNRFTTRTGVAVTAALALGSLAACSGGSGGSSSQSASDTVTIALNADAAPNGYDALLYSQGQYTFFGALYDALFVTDKDGKAQPDLVSDFSNSADNLTTTLHLKSDITFTDGKKLDSSVVKANLDRRSDSDLVAYGSIAPGGASEITDVAAPDAQTVVITWKSAQATPENNLADTAGIIVGPDGIANPDSLQTTPDGSGAYEINDGKTTKASTYTLDKQSDAHDADQWSYDHIVFKVILDAQSLANAVISGQADVGGTLDPSVIDQVNSRQATVKVGGTIVGFPVFDKTGATNPAFGDPNVRLALLYAIDDETIVKTLHQGSQGTKQLFPADAQGFDATLNDTYAYDQAKAKQLLADAGYANGFSFDITIGGQPTEDMLAVQKQWSEIGVTMNIVTATSTDQIFAAAATQPLGFGPFSIGSNPAGFVAGVVYGGFMNLQKATNPDIEQSLGAALGATGDAQNQALTALNAAITNDGWYLPIYEDYTYFGYNTSKVAEPAFAGTNNFLVLSSITPAS
- a CDS encoding ABC transporter permease, with amino-acid sequence MLAYVAKRLALAVGTVFAAVLITFLLVHAGGGSPGAVKAGPGGTAAEIAAYNHQLGWDRPLWVQFGDTLGQLVRLDFGTSLIDGRDLGADLSSRLPVTGSIALLATLLSGVLGVLLGVTAAVRGGRLGRFINSGAGIALSLPAFWVGVLLVYVLSIQTGWLPATGYVNVTDDPVGWLQSLLIPILTLTVGGAAIIARTASAGMREALGQEHIRTLRAMGTPAWRIRYVHALRFASVPVVSVLGIQFIALFGGSVIIENLFALPGLGQAGQAAASSHDIPALISVVVVATVVVVVVNLVLDLVVAALDPKVRTA
- a CDS encoding IclR family transcriptional regulator translates to MTEPSPAPSRVRGRRPPQGDPVVDRAFALLAAFDAGHRSLTLGELSRRSGIPTSSTLRLAGRLQAWGALERGTDGRFTVGLRLWEVASLAPRSQGLKQVALPFMGDLEEVTRQHVLLAVRDGEDALLVERLSAHQAMPVLYRVGGRLPLHSTGVGLVLLAFAESAFQEHMLAQPLMHQPENVAVSPAALRRTLAEARREGLVTIRRRAPQPLVSVAAPIFGADDTAVAALSVVVPRENAEPRLLGPAVRTAARSISRGLGARRSIGASASAS